One genomic region from Jiangella sp. DSM 45060 encodes:
- a CDS encoding glycoside hydrolase family 13 protein gives MDDDVTPAPWWRDAVIYQLYLQSFADGNADGIGDIAGLRSRIGYLSDLGVDAVWITPWFRSPLRDAGYDVSDYRAIHPRYGSVDEGRELIDECHAAGIKVILDIVPNHTSSDHPWFVDALHSPPGSAERARYHFRAGREGGQLPPNDWLSVFGGPAWTRVDDASGHPGEWYLHLFDASQPDLNWDSGDVRSEFEDILRFWFDLGVDGFRIDVATALVKAPGLPDLGYPDGAFLADLTLADHPHRDRDEVHDIYRSWRKLADSYDPPRMFAAEAWLDDPDRLSRYVRPDELHTTLNLHYLKSAWTADGMRRAIDASITATSAVGAPTTWALSNHDVERVVTRYGRADTRRRPGVSGPELGLVDEALGRRRARAAALLTLALPGSVYLYQGDELGLADAHVPEHARQDPIWIRSGGRRWGRDGARVPLPWTPEGSSFGFGDDGAWLPQPSGWGTHAVSAQAGDDSSFLELYRRALRLRRSHPALGGTGEVHWCEAPRDDVLVFTRDPGFGCVVNFGSTPAPIALDGRVVLSSDDGAAEGEVPAHGAVWLDLHPRSRV, from the coding sequence ATGGATGACGATGTGACCCCGGCACCGTGGTGGCGCGACGCGGTGATCTATCAGCTCTACCTCCAGTCGTTCGCCGATGGCAACGCCGACGGCATCGGCGACATCGCCGGGCTGCGCAGCAGGATCGGCTACCTGTCCGATCTCGGCGTCGACGCCGTCTGGATCACGCCGTGGTTCCGCTCACCGCTGCGCGACGCCGGCTACGACGTCTCCGACTATCGCGCCATCCATCCTCGGTACGGGTCCGTGGACGAGGGCCGGGAGCTGATCGACGAGTGCCACGCGGCCGGGATCAAGGTCATCCTCGACATCGTCCCCAACCACACGTCCTCGGACCACCCCTGGTTCGTCGATGCGCTGCACTCGCCGCCCGGTTCCGCGGAACGTGCCCGCTATCACTTCCGCGCCGGGCGCGAGGGCGGGCAGCTGCCGCCCAACGACTGGCTGAGCGTGTTCGGCGGTCCCGCCTGGACCCGTGTCGACGACGCCTCCGGCCACCCGGGCGAGTGGTACCTGCACCTGTTCGACGCCTCCCAGCCCGACCTGAACTGGGACAGCGGCGACGTCCGGTCGGAGTTCGAGGACATCCTGCGGTTCTGGTTCGACCTCGGGGTCGACGGGTTCCGCATCGACGTCGCCACCGCGCTGGTCAAGGCGCCCGGGCTACCGGACCTGGGATATCCCGACGGCGCGTTCCTCGCCGACCTGACCCTCGCCGACCACCCGCACCGCGACCGCGACGAGGTCCACGACATCTATCGCAGCTGGCGGAAGCTGGCCGACTCCTACGACCCGCCGCGGATGTTCGCGGCCGAGGCGTGGCTCGACGACCCGGACCGGCTGTCGCGGTACGTCCGGCCCGACGAGCTGCACACCACGTTGAACCTGCACTACCTGAAGTCGGCGTGGACGGCGGACGGCATGCGCCGCGCCATCGACGCCTCGATCACGGCCACGTCGGCTGTCGGGGCGCCGACCACCTGGGCGCTGTCGAACCATGACGTCGAACGCGTCGTCACCCGCTACGGCCGCGCCGACACCCGCCGGCGCCCGGGTGTGTCCGGGCCGGAGCTGGGCCTGGTCGACGAGGCGCTGGGCCGGCGCCGGGCCCGTGCGGCGGCGCTGCTGACCCTGGCGCTCCCCGGGAGCGTGTACCTCTATCAGGGTGACGAGCTGGGGCTGGCCGATGCGCACGTGCCGGAGCACGCTCGGCAGGACCCGATCTGGATCCGGTCCGGCGGGCGGCGCTGGGGTCGCGACGGCGCCCGGGTCCCGTTGCCGTGGACGCCGGAGGGCAGCTCGTTCGGGTTCGGCGACGACGGCGCCTGGCTTCCGCAGCCCTCAGGGTGGGGAACGCACGCGGTGTCGGCCCAGGCGGGCGACGACTCGTCGTTCCTCGAGCTGTACCGCCGCGCCTTGCGTCTGCGGCGGTCACATCCGGCTCTGGGCGGAACGGGCGAGGTGCACTGGTGCGAGGCGCCGCGTGACGACGTCCTCGTGTTCACCCGCGACCCGGGCTTCGGCTGCGTCGTCAACTTCGGTTCGACCCCGGCGCCGATCGCCCTGGACGGCCGCGTCGTCCTGTCCAGCGACGACGGAGCCGCCGAGGGCGAGGTCCCTGCCCACGGCGCGGTCTGGTTGGATCTCCACCCGAGGAGCCGCGTATGA
- a CDS encoding right-handed parallel beta-helix repeat-containing protein — MTDRINRRMMIRSAAGAGVVGVGGLALGGTAHAETAPPSLVEADGTPVLTPQQFGALGDGVADDTAAIQAAIDAARSQLNKIVVLPPGQYKVTSTIVVGDHEYETPGEHLNRFVLRGYGMFGEESSKITFHHDGVGIRWEASLGGIHGIAFDAPVKTANNVALHVARNSANTDDTDVTIVECSFLRFQRAIESVGRGFLFTKNKIAVCTTGITISWPAGEIPGGEVHKLPYGLRKWLITDNHFHSNFDAIIFNGAPDGEFRGAVISNNLLDIGRRLFKGSLTNSTISGNVVENGNGNAIIEIGSGGHNLTITGNVIGGFDTTPGAHEPPIYAISFLAGVAATNVTISANTFNWLRGSPIGFAGSADKVSITDNSFDHYNLANTAVHGAVRVQGDATRFAIVGNAFSANRNAAGLPIRVDGTLSASNVVGNVFEQGALVAAGSISADSFVESAPGRFTRLEVAAAKDAAARVHSTATDGIAAGDGYGGYLVESALTEGAGPGVKGGVEVVAVNASGSAATNLLCSTNSTNEVVAFQASVAGLIPPTDNARDIGSPDASIRTVYTYATRLHPYTVATMPSAADAAGALIQVVDGRAGGPCLAMSDGTAWRTVPLGNAVR; from the coding sequence ATGACCGATCGCATCAACCGACGCATGATGATCCGTTCCGCCGCCGGCGCAGGCGTCGTGGGCGTCGGCGGGCTCGCGCTGGGCGGCACCGCCCACGCCGAGACCGCGCCGCCGAGCCTCGTCGAGGCCGACGGCACCCCGGTCCTGACGCCGCAGCAGTTCGGCGCCCTCGGCGACGGCGTGGCCGACGACACCGCCGCGATCCAGGCCGCGATCGACGCCGCCCGGTCGCAGCTGAACAAGATCGTCGTCCTCCCGCCCGGGCAGTACAAGGTCACGTCGACCATCGTCGTCGGCGACCACGAGTACGAAACACCCGGCGAGCACCTGAACCGCTTCGTCCTGCGCGGGTACGGCATGTTCGGCGAGGAGTCGTCGAAGATCACCTTCCACCACGACGGCGTCGGCATCCGGTGGGAGGCGTCGCTCGGCGGCATCCACGGCATCGCGTTCGACGCCCCGGTGAAGACGGCGAACAACGTCGCCCTCCACGTCGCCCGCAACTCGGCGAACACCGACGACACCGACGTCACCATCGTCGAGTGCTCGTTCCTCCGCTTCCAGCGCGCCATCGAGAGCGTCGGCCGCGGCTTCCTCTTCACGAAGAACAAGATCGCCGTCTGCACCACGGGCATCACCATCTCGTGGCCGGCGGGTGAGATCCCGGGCGGCGAGGTCCACAAGCTGCCGTACGGCCTGCGCAAGTGGCTGATCACCGACAACCACTTCCACTCGAACTTCGACGCGATCATCTTCAACGGCGCCCCGGACGGCGAGTTCCGCGGCGCGGTGATCAGCAACAACCTGCTCGACATCGGCCGCCGGCTGTTCAAGGGCAGCCTGACCAACTCGACCATCAGCGGCAACGTGGTCGAGAACGGCAACGGCAACGCCATCATCGAGATCGGCTCCGGTGGCCACAACCTCACCATCACCGGCAACGTGATCGGCGGCTTCGACACCACACCGGGCGCACACGAACCGCCCATCTACGCGATCAGCTTCCTCGCGGGCGTGGCGGCGACGAACGTCACGATCTCGGCGAACACGTTCAACTGGCTCCGCGGCTCTCCCATCGGGTTCGCCGGCTCCGCCGACAAGGTCAGCATCACCGACAACTCCTTCGACCACTACAACCTGGCCAACACCGCCGTTCACGGCGCCGTGCGCGTGCAGGGCGACGCCACCCGGTTCGCGATCGTCGGCAACGCCTTCTCGGCCAACCGGAACGCGGCCGGGCTACCGATCCGGGTCGACGGCACGTTGAGTGCGTCCAACGTCGTCGGCAACGTGTTCGAGCAGGGTGCTCTGGTCGCCGCCGGCTCGATCAGCGCCGACTCGTTCGTCGAATCCGCGCCGGGCAGGTTCACGAGGCTCGAGGTGGCCGCCGCGAAGGACGCCGCCGCACGCGTGCACAGCACGGCGACCGACGGCATCGCCGCGGGCGACGGCTACGGCGGCTATCTGGTGGAGAGCGCGCTGACGGAGGGCGCGGGGCCCGGCGTCAAGGGCGGCGTCGAGGTCGTGGCGGTGAACGCGTCCGGCTCGGCGGCCACCAACCTGCTGTGTTCGACGAACTCCACGAACGAGGTGGTCGCGTTCCAGGCCAGTGTCGCGGGCCTGATCCCGCCCACGGACAACGCCCGCGACATCGGCAGCCCCGACGCGAGTATCCGGACGGTGTACACCTACGCCACCCGGCTGCATCCGTACACCGTCGCCACCATGCCGTCGGCCGCCGACGCGGCGGGCGCGCTCATCCAGGTCGTCGACGGCCGCGCCGGCGGACCCTGCCTGGCGATGTCCGACGGCACCGCGTGGCGCACCGTGCCGCTGGGCAACGCGGTCAGGTAG
- a CDS encoding ATP-binding cassette domain-containing protein, with translation MTAAGLRITDLTVTYPGPRAAGLIGRRTPVTAVDAVSLAVAPDETLALVGESGSGKSTIARAVVGLVAASAGSIEFDGASLLELRPRDQWARRNIAMIFQDPRSALNPRLPAAASISEAWEAHPDVAPEGVRRDARRRREAVVDLLAQVGLDPDVAGKRPTALSGGQCQRVSIARALALSPKLLICDEAVSALDVSVQAQVLQLLVSVRAARSLSMLFITHDLGVVRQVADRVAVMRRGELVESADVHTLFAAPQHDYTRELLAAAVDLDVRS, from the coding sequence ATGACGGCGGCCGGCCTGCGGATCACGGACCTCACGGTGACCTACCCCGGGCCTCGCGCCGCCGGCCTGATCGGCCGGCGGACGCCCGTCACCGCGGTCGACGCCGTCAGCCTCGCCGTCGCGCCGGACGAGACCCTGGCCCTCGTCGGTGAGTCGGGGTCCGGGAAGTCCACGATCGCCCGTGCGGTCGTCGGGCTCGTCGCCGCGTCGGCCGGCTCCATCGAGTTCGACGGGGCGTCGCTGCTGGAGCTGCGCCCCCGGGACCAGTGGGCGCGGCGGAACATCGCGATGATCTTCCAGGATCCCCGGTCCGCGCTGAACCCGCGCCTGCCTGCGGCGGCCTCGATCAGCGAGGCCTGGGAGGCGCACCCCGACGTCGCTCCCGAGGGCGTGCGCCGTGACGCGCGACGGCGGCGGGAGGCCGTCGTCGACCTGCTGGCCCAGGTCGGGCTCGATCCGGACGTCGCGGGGAAGCGCCCGACCGCGCTGTCCGGCGGGCAGTGCCAGCGCGTGAGCATCGCCCGCGCACTGGCGCTCAGCCCGAAGCTGCTCATCTGCGACGAGGCGGTGTCGGCCCTCGACGTCTCGGTCCAGGCGCAGGTGCTGCAGCTCCTCGTCAGCGTCCGGGCGGCGCGCTCGCTGTCGATGCTGTTCATCACCCACGACCTCGGGGTGGTGCGTCAGGTCGCCGACCGCGTCGCGGTGATGCGCCGGGGCGAGCTGGTCGAGAGCGCCGACGTCCACACGTTGTTCGCCGCACCGCAGCACGACTACACCCGGGAGCTCCTCGCCGCCGCCGTCGACCTCGACGTCAGGAGCTGA
- a CDS encoding ABC transporter ATP-binding protein: MSDGRLRVRDLTIRLPGPRGMADVVDGVSFDMVEGRTTGLIGESGSGKSLTAMALVGLIPETGAAGGQVLLGEENLLEAGRARMRQVRGTEISVVFQDPSTALNPTMTIGDQVGEILRGRGVSRSQARVRAAELLDHVGIPDAATRVGAYPHEFSGGMRQRAMIALALAGRPRFILADEPTTALDVTVQARILALLGRLRDEDHLSMLLVSHDLRVMSHVADDLVVMYAGRVCERGGAKAVLNRPLHPYTDALVRSVPSVHVRSTIADPLPGSPANPFDRPAGCPFNPRCPRAQDRCRTEAPALREIAPGRLSACHFAEDLR; this comes from the coding sequence ATGAGTGACGGACGCCTCCGGGTCCGGGATCTGACGATCAGGCTGCCCGGCCCGCGCGGCATGGCCGACGTCGTCGACGGCGTCTCCTTCGACATGGTCGAGGGCCGCACGACCGGACTCATCGGTGAGTCCGGCAGTGGGAAGTCGTTGACGGCGATGGCCCTGGTCGGACTGATCCCGGAGACCGGAGCGGCCGGCGGGCAGGTGCTCCTGGGCGAGGAGAACCTGCTCGAGGCCGGCCGGGCGCGGATGCGGCAGGTCCGAGGGACCGAGATCTCGGTCGTGTTCCAGGACCCGTCGACCGCGCTCAACCCGACCATGACCATCGGGGACCAGGTCGGCGAGATCCTGCGGGGCCGGGGAGTGTCGCGGAGCCAGGCGCGGGTGCGGGCGGCGGAGCTCCTGGACCACGTCGGCATCCCGGACGCGGCGACCCGTGTGGGCGCGTACCCGCACGAGTTCTCCGGCGGCATGCGTCAGCGGGCGATGATCGCCCTGGCGCTCGCCGGTCGGCCGAGGTTCATCCTGGCCGACGAGCCGACGACGGCGCTCGACGTCACCGTCCAGGCCCGGATCCTCGCGCTGCTCGGCCGCCTCCGTGACGAGGACCACCTGTCGATGCTGCTGGTCAGCCACGACCTGCGCGTGATGTCGCACGTCGCCGACGACCTCGTCGTCATGTACGCGGGCCGGGTCTGCGAGCGCGGTGGTGCCAAGGCGGTGCTCAACCGGCCGCTGCATCCCTACACCGACGCGTTGGTGCGCAGTGTTCCCTCGGTGCACGTCAGATCGACGATCGCCGATCCGCTGCCCGGCAGCCCGGCCAACCCGTTCGACCGGCCGGCAGGCTGCCCGTTCAACCCGCGCTGCCCGCGCGCGCAGGACCGGTGCCGGACCGAGGCGCCGGCGCTGCGCGAGATCGCCCCGGGCCGGCTCAGCGCCTGTCACTTCGCGGAGGACCTCCGATGA
- a CDS encoding ABC transporter substrate-binding protein, protein MRSLRHSAITATALLGLLGVTACGAGDDSTESGGEAGGGEIAVAGQFPTESIDPNGPLAIDGGTRVASIQLYSPLLQTIGPGEFDPIVAESWEINDTATEFTFTLRDGITFSDGSPITGQDVAASFERTVASDSPFSANFVDVAVAATDTTVTFTTAAPDPALPAKLTGLMITPASATEDSYLDTPVTSGPFQVESFTPGGELVMVPNENYWGDQPQIDKLTIRSIPEVAARVTALETGELDVIWGISDDQVKQLGGNTEVEVLSAVGSNVTTMWMNASTPALAKAEVRRALWQAVDFDKKIDALYPESGEPADSVVAPTVFGYAPQEPVVYDPEAAKQALIDAGFDFDTTLRFHFSQAQFRQWVDSVVADLAAIGVHAEALEKEQAVYTEDLLALNWDINIQQVGTLGLDASYNLGRLYTCAAERTGYCNPELDEMLRRAGTSVDPAEREAAYAEATELIWTEAVGMYPMFVKNLFAARTSVSGFEPDGEGLPRFDTVSVDE, encoded by the coding sequence ATGAGATCCCTACGACACTCCGCCATCACGGCGACCGCACTGCTCGGCCTGCTCGGAGTCACGGCATGTGGCGCCGGCGACGATTCCACCGAGAGTGGTGGTGAAGCAGGTGGTGGCGAGATCGCCGTCGCCGGTCAGTTCCCTACCGAGTCCATCGACCCGAACGGACCCCTGGCCATCGACGGTGGCACCCGGGTCGCGTCGATTCAGCTGTACAGCCCGCTGCTGCAAACGATCGGACCGGGCGAGTTCGACCCCATCGTCGCGGAGAGCTGGGAGATCAACGACACCGCGACGGAGTTCACCTTCACGCTGCGTGACGGGATCACCTTCTCCGACGGCTCGCCGATCACGGGGCAGGACGTGGCCGCCTCGTTCGAGCGCACGGTGGCATCCGACAGCCCCTTCTCCGCGAACTTCGTCGATGTCGCCGTCGCGGCGACCGACACCACGGTGACCTTCACGACTGCTGCCCCCGACCCGGCGCTTCCGGCCAAGCTGACGGGGCTCATGATCACCCCGGCCAGCGCCACCGAGGACAGCTACCTGGACACGCCGGTCACCTCGGGCCCGTTCCAGGTGGAGTCGTTCACCCCCGGCGGAGAACTCGTCATGGTCCCCAACGAGAACTACTGGGGCGACCAGCCGCAGATCGACAAGCTCACCATCCGGTCCATCCCCGAGGTCGCGGCGAGGGTCACCGCACTGGAGACGGGCGAGCTCGATGTGATCTGGGGCATCTCCGACGACCAGGTCAAGCAGCTCGGCGGCAACACCGAGGTCGAGGTCCTGTCCGCGGTCGGCTCCAATGTGACGACCATGTGGATGAACGCCTCCACCCCCGCCCTGGCGAAGGCGGAGGTGCGGCGGGCACTCTGGCAGGCGGTCGACTTCGACAAGAAGATCGACGCGCTCTATCCGGAGAGCGGCGAGCCCGCGGACTCCGTCGTCGCCCCCACGGTGTTCGGCTACGCGCCGCAGGAGCCGGTGGTCTACGACCCCGAGGCGGCGAAGCAGGCGCTGATCGACGCGGGCTTCGACTTCGACACGACGCTGCGCTTCCACTTCTCCCAGGCGCAGTTCCGGCAGTGGGTGGACTCCGTCGTGGCCGATCTCGCCGCCATCGGTGTCCACGCGGAAGCGTTGGAGAAGGAACAGGCCGTCTACACCGAAGACCTGCTGGCCCTGAACTGGGACATCAACATCCAGCAGGTCGGCACGCTCGGGCTGGACGCCTCGTACAACCTCGGCCGGCTCTACACCTGCGCGGCGGAGCGGACCGGCTACTGCAACCCGGAGCTGGACGAGATGCTGCGCCGGGCCGGAACCTCCGTCGATCCCGCCGAGCGGGAAGCGGCCTACGCCGAGGCGACGGAGCTCATCTGGACCGAGGCCGTGGGCATGTACCCCATGTTCGTGAAGAACCTCTTCGCCGCTCGGACGTCGGTGTCCGGCTTCGAGCCCGACGGAGAGGGACTGCCGCGATTCGACACGGTCTCGGTTGATGAGTGA
- a CDS encoding ABC transporter permease, whose amino-acid sequence MVAAIPIMIFGLYIVAAIIGPLLIDYSPVGGELDDRLLPPGSVLSDGGTAVFGTDALGRDVFGQVVYGARTSVFIGTLVVLISALIGLAVGTVAGYRGGKTDLVASRVIDVLLAFPGILLAIVIAGVFDRSLAIVVIALSVTNWIGFARLSRSMAMTLRERDWVKSATVMGVRRRRIIARHILPFIAGPTLALATTEFAGAILAEASLSFLGLGLPSASVSWGQTIAAGKEYLASAWWISAIPGIALALLVICVGFTGDRLTRYFGRRQ is encoded by the coding sequence GTGGTCGCCGCGATCCCGATCATGATCTTCGGCCTGTACATCGTCGCGGCGATCATCGGCCCGCTGCTCATCGACTACTCCCCGGTGGGCGGGGAGCTCGACGACCGCCTCCTTCCGCCCGGCTCGGTGCTCAGCGACGGCGGCACGGCCGTGTTCGGCACCGACGCACTCGGCCGGGACGTGTTCGGTCAGGTCGTCTACGGGGCTCGGACGTCGGTGTTCATCGGCACCCTCGTCGTCCTGATCAGCGCCCTGATCGGGCTCGCGGTCGGTACCGTCGCCGGGTACCGGGGCGGCAAGACCGATCTCGTGGCGTCGCGCGTCATCGACGTCCTGCTCGCCTTCCCCGGCATTCTGCTGGCCATCGTCATCGCCGGGGTGTTCGATCGAAGTCTCGCCATCGTCGTCATCGCGCTGAGCGTGACCAACTGGATCGGCTTCGCCCGCCTCTCGCGTTCGATGGCCATGACGTTGCGGGAGCGCGACTGGGTCAAGTCGGCGACGGTGATGGGCGTGCGGCGCCGGCGCATCATCGCGCGGCACATCCTGCCGTTCATCGCCGGGCCCACGCTCGCGCTGGCGACCACCGAGTTCGCCGGCGCCATTCTGGCTGAAGCTTCGCTGAGCTTCCTCGGGCTCGGCCTGCCCTCGGCGTCGGTCTCCTGGGGTCAGACCATCGCGGCCGGAAAGGAATACCTCGCCAGCGCCTGGTGGATCTCCGCCATTCCCGGCATCGCGCTCGCGCTGCTCGTCATCTGCGTGGGCTTCACCGGAGATCGGCTCACCCGCTACTTCGGCCGAAGGCAATGA
- a CDS encoding ABC transporter permease, whose translation MLPQLIRRLGLMIFTVWGAVSLTFVILRLAPGDQATVQLGPDATAADVSALREELGLNRPMLVQYLDYLGSALTGDFGESYRFRDSATAVILERFPATVLLAGTATALALTIGLLLGVLAGRAPGKLLDRAISGITLVMQAIPSFWSGIMLILLMALTLRLLPSAGSGDLQHLVLPAITLAIPFTALVARITRSSVAEVTAEPYIMTARSKGLPERLVLSRHAVRNSVIPVVTIVSLHIGTLMGGAVIVEQVFAWEGVGSLLVGAVGNRDYAIVQGATVLLAIVVVTMNLLADVLNARLDPRIRAGVAS comes from the coding sequence ATGCTTCCCCAACTCATCCGCCGACTCGGCCTCATGATCTTCACCGTGTGGGGAGCCGTGAGCCTCACGTTCGTGATCCTCCGGCTGGCACCCGGTGACCAGGCCACCGTGCAGCTCGGGCCGGATGCGACCGCGGCCGACGTGTCCGCGTTACGCGAGGAGCTCGGGCTCAACCGGCCGATGCTGGTGCAGTACCTGGACTATCTGGGCTCGGCGCTCACCGGTGACTTCGGTGAGTCGTACCGCTTCCGGGACTCGGCGACGGCGGTCATCCTCGAACGGTTCCCGGCGACCGTCCTGCTCGCGGGGACGGCGACCGCGCTGGCGCTGACGATCGGCCTGCTCCTGGGGGTCCTGGCCGGTCGTGCGCCGGGAAAGCTCCTCGACCGCGCGATCTCCGGCATCACGCTGGTCATGCAGGCCATCCCGTCGTTCTGGTCGGGCATCATGCTGATCCTGCTGATGGCGCTGACGCTGCGGCTCCTGCCGAGCGCGGGGTCGGGCGATCTGCAGCACCTCGTGCTGCCGGCGATCACCCTCGCGATCCCGTTCACGGCGCTGGTCGCCCGGATCACCCGCAGCAGCGTCGCGGAGGTGACCGCCGAGCCGTACATCATGACGGCACGGTCGAAGGGGTTGCCGGAGCGGCTCGTGCTGAGCCGCCACGCCGTGCGCAACTCGGTGATCCCGGTGGTGACCATCGTGTCCCTGCACATCGGCACCTTGATGGGTGGCGCGGTGATCGTCGAGCAGGTCTTCGCGTGGGAAGGGGTCGGATCGCTCCTCGTCGGCGCGGTCGGCAACCGCGACTACGCCATCGTCCAGGGCGCGACCGTCCTCCTGGCGATCGTCGTGGTGACGATGAACCTGCTGGCCGACGTTCTCAACGCGCGGCTGGATCCACGCATCCGGGCGGGGGTGGCGTCGTGA
- a CDS encoding DUF6385 domain-containing protein has protein sequence MRTFATSVIERRLEITATHTTHPYEAGWAEEAVFFVQIEGDHPELTVQAQISPDGLNWVDRGRPHVVAADEQILAIELANFGGWLRLAFTGATAQRPATVLVHLALKG, from the coding sequence GTGCGCACTTTCGCCACCTCCGTCATCGAACGTCGTCTCGAGATCACAGCCACCCACACCACCCACCCGTACGAGGCGGGCTGGGCTGAGGAGGCGGTCTTCTTCGTCCAGATCGAAGGAGACCACCCGGAGCTGACCGTCCAGGCACAGATCTCGCCCGACGGGCTGAACTGGGTCGATCGCGGCCGTCCCCACGTGGTGGCGGCAGACGAGCAGATCCTCGCCATCGAGTTGGCGAACTTCGGCGGCTGGCTCCGGCTGGCCTTCACCGGCGCGACGGCGCAGCGGCCCGCCACCGTGCTGGTCCATCTCGCCCTCAAGGGCTGA
- a CDS encoding DUF6772 family protein yields the protein MQKVIHYERGLEKFTPLRNIVTYDDFDRGFNGWLDLTPNFVNDDYRHYPSEVDLASWAPSMISAAPMRFAATHGSMEGTYSLKLNTKAVANRYEEQPANGSMGVALKRLSNFDPNMRYIQIEAFYAYTPQQDRLGFGEEDLRAFGFYFDLQDHEYRWMPGVRYVNSVNGELTKKWQYWKVADGVTKKDWCYGREDGWQRPGVDNLWYGRRRADGSADAFQWVPDGDQDLLYNESPDKLNWLYFRLLIDFQRREYVELQSMDRTFDLRGLTPTLVTPYKSITNLINPIFFVETDTNRSVNLFLDSVVYSTE from the coding sequence GTGCAGAAGGTCATCCACTACGAGCGCGGCCTGGAGAAGTTCACGCCGTTGCGCAACATCGTCACCTACGACGACTTCGATCGTGGCTTCAACGGCTGGCTCGACCTGACGCCGAACTTCGTCAACGACGACTACCGGCACTACCCGTCCGAGGTGGACCTCGCCAGCTGGGCGCCCTCGATGATCAGTGCGGCGCCTATGCGCTTCGCCGCCACCCACGGGTCGATGGAGGGCACCTACTCGCTGAAGCTGAACACCAAGGCGGTCGCGAACCGCTACGAGGAGCAGCCGGCGAACGGGAGCATGGGCGTCGCTCTCAAGCGGCTCTCGAACTTCGACCCGAACATGCGCTACATCCAGATCGAGGCCTTCTACGCCTACACGCCGCAGCAGGACCGGCTGGGGTTCGGCGAGGAGGACCTGCGGGCGTTCGGGTTCTACTTCGACCTGCAGGACCACGAGTACCGCTGGATGCCCGGCGTGCGCTACGTGAACTCCGTCAACGGCGAGCTCACCAAGAAGTGGCAGTACTGGAAGGTCGCCGACGGAGTGACCAAGAAGGACTGGTGCTACGGGCGCGAGGACGGCTGGCAGCGTCCCGGGGTCGACAACCTCTGGTACGGCCGCCGCCGTGCCGACGGCTCGGCCGACGCCTTCCAGTGGGTACCCGATGGCGACCAGGACCTCCTCTACAACGAGAGCCCCGACAAGCTCAACTGGCTGTACTTCCGCCTGCTCATCGACTTCCAGCGACGCGAGTACGTCGAGCTGCAGAGCATGGACCGGACCTTCGACCTGCGCGGTCTGACGCCGACGCTCGTCACGCCCTACAAGAGCATCACGAACTTGATCAACCCGATCTTCTTCGTCGAGACCGACACGAATCGCAGCGTGAATCTCTTCCTCGATTCCGTCGTGTACTCCACGGAATGA